Proteins from a single region of Salvelinus sp. IW2-2015 linkage group LG4p, ASM291031v2, whole genome shotgun sequence:
- the LOC111957796 gene encoding ATP-sensitive inward rectifier potassium channel 1-like, protein MVFGIQKLIQDHLVERRIRRTRLVTKDGRCNIEFGNVKYGNHFAFLVDFWTTFVEFRWRFVLFFFITSFTLSWFIFSLLWFWIAWNNGDLKWQNPSNDHTPCVWNVVGLTTAFLFSLETQTTIGYGVRAITPHCPVAVALIIIQTLIGALIHCFICGVIVSKISLPKKRAKTIAFSEMAVICPKKDFLCLIIRVANLRKTLMIGSQIYGKLLRTTVKPDGETIIMDQVNIEFMMDAGKDNLFFVCPLTLYHVIDKASPFFDMAEDTFHKQEFELVVFLDGTAETTSSACQVRTSFIPQEIMWGYNFLPIISRSKEGKYRVDFSNFSKVEAVTTAHCAYCFHNIVGHHLPSINGIDNGGFGVIGILE, encoded by the coding sequence ATGGTGTTTGGTATCCAGAAGCTCATCCAGGACCACCTGGTGGAGCGAAGAATCCGCAGAACTCGGCTGGTGACCAAAGATGGCCGCTGCAACATTGAATTTGGCAACGTGAAATACGGCAACCACTTTGCTTTCCTCGTGGACTTCTGGACGACCTTCGTGGAGTTCCGCTGGCGCTTtgtcctcttcttcttcatcacCTCCTTCACCCTGAGCTGGTTCATCTTCAGCCTGCTGTGGTTCTGGATTGCCTGGAACAACGGGGATCTGAAGTGGCAGAACCCCTCAAACGACCACACCCCCTGTGTGTGGAACGTCGTCGGTCTCACTAcagccttcctcttctccctaGAGACCCAGACCACCATCGGGTATGGTGTACGCGCCATTACCCCTCACTGTCCTGTTGCTGTAGCCCTCATCATTATCCAGACTCTCATAGGGGCCCTCATACACTGCTTCATATGTGGAGTCATCGTCTCCAAGATATCCCTCCCTAAAAAAAGGGCCAAGACCATCGCATTCAGTGAGATGGCTGTCATCTGTCCTAAGAAGGACTTCCTTTGCCTCATAATAAGAGTGGCCAACTTACGCAAGACCCTGATGATCGGGAGCCAAATCTACGGCAAGCTGTTGAGGACAACCGTCAAACCCGATGGGGAGACAATCATCATGGACCAGGTGAACATTGAGTTCATGATGGACGCTGGGAAGGACAACCTCTTCTTTGTGTGCCCTCTCACACTCTACCATGTGATTGACAAGGCTAGCCCTTTCTTTGACATGGCAGAGGACACCTTCCATAAACAGGAGTTTGAGCTGGTGGTCTTTCTGGACGGCACAGCCGAGACCACCAGCTCAGCCTGCCAGGTCAGGACTTCCTTCATCCCTCAGGAGATCATGTGGGGTTACAACTTCCTGCCCATTATCTCCCGCAGCAAAGAGGGCAAGTACAGAGTGGACTTCTCCAACTTCTCCAAGGTTGAGGCGGTGACCACTGCACACTGTGCCTACTGCTTCCACAACATAGTAGGACACCACCTCCCCTCCATTAATGGAATTGACAATGGTGGATTTGGAGTGATTGGTATCCTAGAATAA